The Daucus carota subsp. sativus chromosome 9, DH1 v3.0, whole genome shotgun sequence genome window below encodes:
- the LOC135149575 gene encoding uncharacterized protein LOC135149575, whose product MPLNLLLEVEIFDVWVKALPTNTAAVVISFLQKNIFTRFGTPQVIISDEGSHFCNRKFTALMEQFGINHRVATAYQPKTNGQAEVSNREIKRNLEKIVSPSRKDWVLKLDEAVWAYRTAYKTPLGMSPFQLVYRKACHLPAELEHKAYWALKKLNFDMTAAGEKRMLQINELDEFRLQAYENNKLYREKVQRWHDRKLVQKEFFIGQQVLLYNSRLRLFPGKLKSRWSGPFTIKTVFPHGAIEIFETTPDKAFKVNGQRLKPYFGGTVNRELVSLVLSTI is encoded by the exons ATGCCCCTTAATTTACTTCTTGAGGTTGAAAtctttgatgtttggg TCAAGGCTTTACCAACCAACACAGCTGCAGTAGTCATCAGTTTCCttcagaagaacatattcactCGCTTTGGTACTCCTCAAGTTATAATCAGTGATGAGGGATCACACTTTTGCAATCGCAAGTTCACAGCGCTGATGGAACAGTTTGGTATCAATCATAgagttgctactgcttatcagcCTAAAACGAATGGGCAAGCTGAGGTATCTAATCGTGAAATCAAGCGAAACTTAGAGAAAATTGTGAGTCCTTCGAGGAAAGATTGGGTGTTGAAGCTTGATGAGGCCGTCTGGGCCTATAGAACGGCTTATAAGACTCCATTGGGGATGTCTCCTTTTCAGTTGGTTTATAGGAAGGCATGTCATTTGCCTGCGGAGTTAGAGCATAAAGCATATTGGGCTTTGAAGAAATTGAACTTTGATATGACAGCTGCTGGTGAGAAAAGAATGCTTCAAATTAATGAACTCGATGAGTTTAGGCTTCAGGCGTATGAGAACAATAAGCTTTACAGAGAAAAAGTCCAGAGATGGCATGAtaggaagttggtgcaaaaggagTTCTTCATTGGCCAACAAGTTCTACTTTATAATTCTCGTCTCAGACTCTTTCCGGGGAAGTTGAAATCGAGATGGTCTGGTCCTTTCACAATTAAAACGGTGTTTCCACATGGAGCAATTGAAATATTTGAGACAACACCGGATAAAGCATTTAAAGTGAATGGTCAGAGATTGAAGCCATATTTCGGAGGAACGGTGAATCGCGAGTTGGTAAGCCTCGTTCTTTCTACTATTTAA